Within Tamandua tetradactyla isolate mTamTet1 chromosome 10, mTamTet1.pri, whole genome shotgun sequence, the genomic segment AGCCCCCGCGCTCCGCTGCCCgccgccacccccccccccccccgcctccctgCCCCCGGGGCGCGCGcgcatacacactcacacacgcacgcacacacacatcctcCCGGTCCGGCCGCAGCCGCGGCGGCAATAAAACATCCTGGCACGTGCTCCAGCTCCAGGCGCGCCCTCGCCGGCCGGCTGATGTCAAACTGCATCTCGGCTGGTGCAGCTCTTAAAGGGGCCGCGCGCACCGGCGCCTAGACGACCCCGGCTGCCCGCCGCcttgagaaggaaggaagaggcttCTGGGACGCCCGCCACCTCGACGTGCTGCAGAACGGAGAGCCTACAGGAGGAAAAAGTGGCGAGGGTGCTTCCATGTCCTAAAGGCATTGCCAGCAAAGTCCCCCTTGTTCGTCTTTTATTTGAAATtccatttcccttcctttttggaaaattttcagattGTTTCCTGGGGAAGCGCGGGTTCCAAGGCCCCAACTCCAGAAGAGGAATGGGGAAAGAAGGGGGATGGCATTCAAGAACTACTTTGCTCCGATAAGCTTGCAAATGTAAAAATGCAAGGTGgaaggtattttttcttttttttgcatgcaaaTGCCAGCTTCACGCTGGCTCGACTTTCACCCACCCACCCTTCCCTAAAGAGGTATAGATTATGACCGGGAAATTCCTTAGATATTTCAGAAACTAACACCTTTGCACGcgtccttccccccccccccgccccgcttTTCTTTTCACTGCTGCTAAtacaatcttttatttttacccTTCTAAAcctgttaatatatatatatatatatatatttctcaagCTTTTTATCAGTTAAAGAGATTCTAATAGGCATTAGGAAAGAGAATATAGAGCAAAGATCCTAGCCCCAAAAGTAATAAACTACGTTAGACCAAAACCAGGGCAGAAAATTCCTCTCTACAGCAAAGCTTGGCTGGGAGAGTAACGAAGGGTTAAAATGCTTTTGATTGACGTTGTAGCCTCTGGTGCCCCGGGCTCAGGCGCGCGCCATTGGCCACCAGACCTTGCGCCTGGCGGCCAATGGGGGGGCGCGGTCCACGAGCGGTGCCGCGTGTCTCCTCCTCCCATTGGCTGAAAGTTACTGTGGGAAAGAAAGTTTGGGAAGTTTCACACGAGCCGTTCGCGTGCAGTCCCAGATATATATAGAGGCCGCCAGGGCCGAGGGATCACACTGGATCCGGAGCTGGTGCTGATAACAGCGGAATCCCCAGTCTACCTCTCTCCTTGGTCCTGGAATAACGCTACCGAAAACCAAGTAGCcataaaatattacaataaacTCTCAGAACTTGCTCAGTAATTTTGTGTAAGTCTCAAATAAAAGGgacataaacaaaaaaattttttgagtGTGAAGGACTCCAAAAATATAATTCtctagggattaaaaaaaaagaaaggaaaatgccaGCTGACATAATGGAGAAAAATTCCTCGTCCCCGGTGGCTGCCACCCCAGCCAGTGTCAACACGACACCGGATAAACCAAAGACAGCATCTGAGCACAGAAAGGTAAGGGCGGTGCTTGTGTGTCTCTATAGCGCCCAAGAAATTAAGTTGGGGTTGGGGGCGCCTTTCTCGCTTAAAATTCAGGGGTGAAATGGCAGATCTTCTGGGAATTCAGGGcccttactgattttttttatttctgcagtcATCAAAGCCTATCATGGAGAAAAGACGAAGAGCAAGAATAAATGAAAGTCTGAGCCAGCTGAAGACACTGATTTTGGATGCTCTTAAGAAAGATGTAAGTGGGGGATActgcttttattcatttaataaaacatttcataATAAATACGATTTCTCTGCAGCTAGGGGTGAAACCCCTCGCAGACTGGATACTGCCAGTCAGCGCCGCGTTCTCCGAGGCGGGAGGGTCGGGCCTCTCGCGGGGATACCGGGATATTGGCGTGGCGGCTGGAGGGAGGGTCTCCAACCCTTGGAGACGGATGGCAGGGTCTCACTTTCTGCTTTGCCTTCTCGCTGCAGAGCTCGCGGCATTCCAAGCTGGAGAAGGCGGACATTCTGGAAATGACAGTGAAGCACCTCCGGAACCTGCAGCGGGCGCAGATGACGGGTAAGGGCTGCTCGCTGCGTCCCCCTCTGCGGGCGTCCCTCTCGCCCTGCGGTGATTTCTTCCAGACTTCCGCTCGCGGTTGTGAGAGGCATTCAGCTACATTTTACTGCCTTGGCTCACGCTCGCGTTCCCACGGTCTGGGGTTTATTTATAGCCACAACTCCAAGTTGTTACTGTTCcggaaagggagggaaagaggttGTAGCAGCGAGGGTGGCGAGCGGCTTGGATGTGGGGGAAGCGGGTGGGGGCGGAGGACGGTAGAAAGAGGGAGGATTTAGGACCGTGGCGGGTTTGAGCTTCTTTAGAGCCTCAGCGGTCATCTGGTTTAGCACTTCCCCTCCTCCAGTTTACTGAAGGGTAAAATAAAGCTCGAATGGTGGAGGTGGGCATTGTCCAAGGTCACAACGcgcgcggggtgggggtggggagctcaGTTCTGGGGCTCGGATCGGTTTAAGTGGAGCGTCGGGGAGTGGAGGGGAGGGAGAGTCTCCACTTCGATTGCCTCGCGCCTGTGTGGAGAGGTCGCTGGTTTTGCTAAATCCACCCCAGCTGGAGGCAGTTCCGTGGTCCTGTGGTCAGGGAGGCGCGCCGCGGGGACCTCCCCGGGTGGGAGATGTTGGCCCCGGGACCAGGGCCGTTTGGTGACCCCGTCTGTCTCCTTCTGGCCCGCAGCCGCGCTGAGCACCGACCCGAGCGTGCTGGGGAAGTACCGCGCCGGCTTCAGCGAGTGCATGAACGAGGTGACCCGCTTCCTGTCCACGTGCGAGGGCGTTAACACCGAGGTGCGCACCCGGCTGCTCGGCCACCTGGCCAACTGCATGACCCAGATCAATGCCATGACCTACTCTGGGCAGCCGCACCCCGCCTTGCaggcgccgccgccgccccctccAGGGCCGGGGGGGGCCCCGCACGCGCCGttcgcgccgccgccgccgctcgtCCCCATCCCCGGGGGCGCGGCGCCCCCTCCCGGCGGCGCGCCCTGCAAGCTGGGCAGCTCGGCTAGCGAGGCGGCCAAGGTGTTTGGCGGCTTCCAGGTGGTGCCGGCTCCTGACGGCCAGTTTGCCTTTCTCATCCCCAACGGGGCCTTCGCCCACAGCGGCCCGGTCATCCCTGTCTACACCAGCAACAGCGGGACATCCGTGGGCCCCAACGCTGTGTCGCCTTCCAGCGGCCCCTCGCTCACGGCGGACTCCATGTGGAGGCCGTGGCGGAACTGAGGGGCTTAAGCCACCTCTCCGCTAAACTCCCCACCAACCTCTCTTCCCTCTGGACTCGAAACCCGAACTTGGACTCTGGGAGAGAAGAGCTCTTTTGTCATTAAGTGGTTACTTTGttgattttaatttctaaaaagttACTTTTTTTGTAGAGAGCTGTATTAAGTGACTGACCATGCactatatttgtatatattttatatgttcatATTGGATTGCGCCTTTGTATTATAAAAGTTCAAATGACATTTCGTTTTTTACAcgagatttcttttttatgtgatGCCAAAGATgtttgaaaatgcttttaaagTGTCTTCCTTTTGGGAAGtttatttgagaaaatataataaaaaagtgaaGGCTTTTATGTCTTAGAACTGATTATTTCAGAATATGTAAAAAGAGGTTCTTGGTGGGAtttgaattttatgattttttttcatgtaatcgGTTCTTTTGTTATGAAAAgagccatatttttaaaaatccatccaACCTCTTAGCAACCAGGTgctccaggagctgagagaggcaATTCAATTTAATTTACAAGAACCATTCTGAGAGGGCTTCCCTGGACAATTTGTGGTCAGTCtcagccaggattcaaacctaaGTTTGGCTAAGTCATTCACCTTGTTCTCATAGCAGCTCATTCTGAGGAAATGTGGACCAGAACTGAGTCCAGGAAGCTAATGGATGTAATCCAGTTGTCCTCTACCGCAATAGTAAGGGTGACTCCTGCAATAATATTACAATTCTGGGGTAGCTCACCAACATCCAAAGGTGAAACACAACCGCTGCAGCTTGCTGCCTTCAGAGGTCAGGGtcttcattaattaattaatccttAGGTGCAGCCAGACATTCCCTTGCACCAGCATTCAAAACTTTGAAATGCCACTCTGCACCCTCTTCAAGCAAGCTGAGAAGGTCAACAGATTCTTTCTGCCAAGGGACAGCTAGTTAGACTCCCAAGTGGAGCCTGAGCCTAGATGATTAACACCAGACATGTGTTTTTGATAAATTTCTGTGCTTGACTCTAATAGAAAAAGCATGTGGGGGCTAGGCTGGCAGGCGCACAGGACATCTTCCCCTTATAATACAGCAAGCGACCCCTTTCCTTGGTCATGCCCCATTTCCAGGCAAGATGTGGGCTCCAGATAGAAGCAAAAGGGTTGTCTCGGGTTTCAGCTCACATAACCTTCCTTAACAAGTCCTAACTCAAAGCGGACAGCTTTAAACTGTGCCAGGATCTGCAGGGAATTTCTTCCAAATCCCATCACAAAGGCTTGTCAGATTTGGCCAGGTGTTTGACTGCATCCAGGTGTTGGGGAAATGAAAACCACGAGCCCTGCGAGACCAGACACATCAGCCGCGCTGTGGGTCTGGCGGGCGTGCCCTCCTCCCCCACCGCCGGCCAGTCCCCCTCTCAGCCCTCGCCCCTCCCGCCGgtctcctcccaccccccacctcccttctcttcccagaaTGGCTTCTGGGAGAAGGATGAGGCGGGAGAGATCAATCTTTGAAGCCTTCCTAACAAAGATAAAGCCAACGATTTTCTGTCTTGTTTCAAAAGCTGTACCTCTCCCAGGCCTTGCTCTGGCCTTTCCCACAGGCGCGGGTGGGGAGCGGCTCTAGCACAGGAATGAGCTAGCAGACAGCAGTCAGTTTTCTACTCAAATACCTTCGGACCCAGCTTCAGCCGCAGAGGGAGAGGTTTAAaaagatgctttttaaatttggttcCTATTTGCCTCATTTTGCCTACATGAAAAGTGCAAAGATGTCCCCCAAAGAGATACACATATACGCTacatatctttctctctctctctctttttttttttggtggtttcCCTCTTTTTCAAACACAGACATAATAACAATTGTCCCCATTAAGACGCCCAACCCAAGCGCAAATGCTTGATTTGGCAAGCCGGTCCTCTGGCTAGGAGCCCTTAAGAGTCCTGGTAGAAATATTTGAGACATCAGGGTCTCATTTTTATGAAAGTAATTCCCTTACATTTATGTTCTTTAAAATTcccaggggaaagaaaaaaaaaaagtgccaccTTGGCACCAGTTCAAAGTTAATTCTCTTTGTCTTCCCCTATGCTAAAGGGGGACAACTGAAAAACTGCATTTTATTAATATCACGAAAATTACATCGATATCTTCCTGCGGATGGGAGgggataaatggaaagaaaacatctgatcatttgaaaataattggGAGTTTGAAAcgaatactatttttttttctgatattcgGGTTTAGAAAATTGGATGAGCCATTTGTTTCTGAGGGGT encodes:
- the HES1 gene encoding transcription factor HES-1 codes for the protein MPADIMEKNSSSPVAATPASVNTTPDKPKTASEHRKSSKPIMEKRRRARINESLSQLKTLILDALKKDSSRHSKLEKADILEMTVKHLRNLQRAQMTAALSTDPSVLGKYRAGFSECMNEVTRFLSTCEGVNTEVRTRLLGHLANCMTQINAMTYSGQPHPALQAPPPPPPGPGGAPHAPFAPPPPLVPIPGGAAPPPGGAPCKLGSSASEAAKVFGGFQVVPAPDGQFAFLIPNGAFAHSGPVIPVYTSNSGTSVGPNAVSPSSGPSLTADSMWRPWRN